A region of the Halanaerobiaceae bacterium ANBcell28 genome:
ATTGAGCTTAGACGAACAGGAAAACAATATGCAGGATCGGCTAACTCAGCTTTTTTAAATAATTCTATGCTTTGCTCTTCCTCTCCCAGAAGGAAATAATAATAACCTGTATAGTAATAGAGTAATGGATAAATCTCATCACCATCATTAAGATTATTATCTTTAAGCTTATTATCAAGAAGCTTATTATCAAGGCTTTTCTCAACTTTCTTATCTAGATTATTTAGAACACTATTTATCCTTCTCTCTAATAATTCAATAGCCTCTGCATAGAATCCTCCTTCTGAATAATCTAAAGCAGTTTCCAAATAATTATGATAGCTATCTCTCATAATTTCTATCAGTTCAGCTTCAAAATATTCAGCTTTTTCCTTCTTTTCTATTCTATATATATTGTAAAGCTCATTACGGGCTAAAAAATCTAGTCTATCTATCTCAAGAGTTTCTTTAGCTACCTTCTCAGCTTCAAGTAATTTACCCATTTTTCTCAAAAGAATAGTTTTTAGATTTCTAGCTTTAGTATTATGGTAATTTCTAATAATGGATTTATTCGTAAATTCTAAAGCCTGAGAATAATCCCCTTTCCTACTGGCTAGCAAAGCTAAATGATAGAATCCACTATGCTGCCATTCATCTGACCATACCGATTTATAAAAGGCAGAATATGCCTCTTCTTCCTTACCCTGTATTTCAAGAGTCAGACCTAGATTAAAATAAGCCTCGCCATCATAAGGGTTTGGATTTTTCCAGGTCAATTTCTCAATTGCCTTACGAAAATATTTTTCACTTTCTGCAAATAGACCTCGCTTATATAATAACTTGCCATAAGCATTATTAATCCTTATATCTTCAGGGTCTCTTTTTAAACCCTCTAGATAATAATCATCTGGCTGATAAGTAGCATGCCTGTATTGCTCCAGATGAAGTCCAGTTAAAAACAACTCTTCATTTGTTTTTATCTCCTCTGGCTCTAAAGCCGCTTCCGCTGGGTCAGGAGTCTCTAAGATTTCCCTTGACGCTGGCTGATAGTCAATTATTAACTTATCATCTGCATCATATACTGCCAGCTTATATTCCTCTTCTGGAATCTCTTTAAGTATTTTTATCTCATTATTATAAGCCTTTTCAGGAGAGATATCTATCTTTTCTTCAAAAATATCCTCTCCTTTAGCACTTAATACTACTCTTAATCCTTTGAAAACAGAAGTAGCATATAGAGATATCCTAGCAGTATCATCATTGAGATGATCCTTTTTCTTATTAAATTCTAAATTCAATAAAACATCAATATTTGCATTCTTTACTTCAGCTACTTCCTTATATGGCATAAAGTACTGCTTAAAGGTTTTTTCCTCATAAGGTTTCAGCCAGGTAAAATCAGGTTGATTATCTGTATAAACTCCTGTCATCAATTCAATATATGGTCCATCTTCATCTGTTAGACTTCTTTCCCATCTCTCACCAAAATCCCCATTACCCCAGGTCCATTGTTTCTTGCCAGGTGAAATATGGTGATCAGCTACATGTAATATTCCAGCTTCTTTTCCATAATCATAGCCTCCAACAAAGTCATAATCAGATTTATAGGCCATATAAGAAGTCGGAACAGGAATATTTTTATACATAGAAATATCTACACCTGCAGAGTAATCAGCCTTATAATATTCCCCCGTAGCTATAGGGAATTTGGAAACATCTCTTTTCCCATGATCAAAGACAGCATTTACATCTGGAGGGAAAACTGATTTGTACTGATCGTTTACTGCTACAGCCGGATTAGCCCACCAAAGAAAAGTCTGAGAGCTTGATGTCCGATTATATAACTGGCCTCTTATCTCCAAATAGGCCTTATCTGGATATAGTACAAGTCCGGCCATTCCCTTAGTACCATACATCCTGTCAATCTCACCTAGCCATAGAACCTTGCTTCCATCCTCCTTTTCCTCCATAAAATACTCTACAGGAGAAAAAGTTCTAGGTCTATGATGTTGAGGCCAGTTGAATTCAATCCCACCTGATATCCAGGGCCCTCTTAAGCCAACTAATGCTGGCTTAATAACCTGATTGTAGTAAACAAAGTCATAATCATTTGTCTTATCATAAGCCCTTTGTATTCTTCCTCCTAATTCAGGTAAAACTTCTATTCTTAAATACTTATTCTCTAAATAAACCACCTTATATTTTTTCATTATCTTTTCATCATATATCTTATCAATAAATGGAAGAGGATAAACCTTACCAGAACTACCTTGATAAACACGTTTTTCTAAAAACATTGGATTTTTATCAGGCTCACCAAGTGGATATGTAGGTATTTCTACCTCCTCTTCCCAAAGCTTCACAAAATTTTCTTCACTCATTGTAATCACTCCTTCTTATTTATTATATTGGTCAAACTTTACAAATAAATTTAACCCATAAAACCTGCTTAAGCATGACAGTTTCGACAGCCTAATACCGCAAACCTTCAGCTCATTTCTTTGAGCTGACAGCTATACTCTGGCTTTAGTTCAAGCGATATCAAACGACAGGCTTTTCCTTCTATAAAAACTGGCTCTTTTTCCAGATAAATTTCATCATCTTTATAAAGAGGGTTTATTTTAATCCTTATATCTCCATCAGCCAGCTTATCCTTAAATCTTTTCAATCCTATCTTCCAGACCCGACCATTATAGAAGCAATCTGCACTCAATTTATCGTTTATATATAGCTCTGCTGAATCACCTGCAAAATTTACTTCCAAAAACAAATCGTTTAAGCCCTGCAAAGGCCTGTCAGATAAGTCTATTTTGTAGGATACACTTCTATCATCTATTTCTACTACCTTGTAATTAACATTGGTTTTTGCAAGTCTAAAAGACAATTTATAAGTAGCAAAAAAACTTTTTTCTAGAGCTACACTATCCTTCTCTATATCTTCTATAGCTATATTTTCTTTAACTTTAGTTTCTTTATCTATATCTCTTATAGCTAGCTGATCAATCTCAATATCACTTATCTTGCTTATCTCAGCACCATCACTTTTCTCTACTTTTTTAATATCAGGATAAACCTTAAACTCTAGATTCTCTTCTTCACTATTTACAATCAGATTATCACCATCACTAAAAAAATCAGCTTTACCAATAAATAGTCTTTCACTCCCAGCGAAACTAAACTTCCAGGCATTTAAAGCTTCTTCTTTAGATAATACAAAAACATCTACTATCCTACCGTTTTCCAGATAGAGTTGAACTTTTTGCTCAGTCCCTGCTCCTGTCAAAACTACTCTTATATCATTTTCTTTTTCCTCTATAGAACTATTATCTCCAAAAACTTCAATTTCCCTGATCCCTTCTCTAGCAAATAAAAATTCACTCTTTGCAAAACCTGGATTGAAAAAGAAATAAGAACTTGAGTCCTTATTTTCTAGTTTACACAAAGCTTGAACATTAGCAGAATATAGACGTGCTCCCCTTATGTTCATATTAAAAGGTAAAATCGCCCTAAGACCATCTATAATCTTCATATTGGAAAAAAGATAATCTCTCTCTTTTCCTTTCAGACTTATATTTACTTGCTCATGATCCCTTAATTCCAATCCCCTTTGATAATTATTTATAAATAGAAAACCAGAATCTCTATCCTTTTGATAACGAATGGCATAACGGATTTTTTCTATATCTTCTGCTGAAGATGGATTATCATCGGGAATAAATGTCTCTGTATAAGCCATCTCTTCCCCAAAATCCTCTAAAAAAAGATGCAATCTTTTCAAATAATGATAAGCTATCTGAGGCTTACCGTATTCCCCCAGTGGTGCTTGAAAGTCATAGGATAATACAGGTAAGTCATTATTATACCCTGTATCCGTTGATTCCTGTAGTGTAGACAATTTCCCCTCTGGATTAGTACCACCATGATACATATAATAGCCTAGCAAATTTGCTCCTGAACCTAGTTTTACCAAAGACATAGCCTCAATATCATCACCACTCAAGAAAGGGCGGCGATGAGCAGTAATTTGATTCCCTCCTCCAAGTTCAGCAGTTGCATATGGATAATCCCCTACGGAAAAGCTGTACTCATCATCATCTTGCAGACTGCTAAGATCTGTCCCTATATTTGTATCATCTTTAACAGTATCAAAAACAAAATTAGGGTTAGGAGGCATTTTCTCACTATGTTGGGCCCAGGGGGTTGAAGCATAGGCACCATATACAGGCAACATTTCTCCTTCCACCAGGACAGCGCCACCCCAGGCTGTTGATGTATAAAAAGGGACATCAAAGCCTATTTCAACTGCCATTTCTTTTAACTTATTCATATGCTCCAGACCTTTTTGACCGGAATATCCCCCACAATGTCCATATTCATTTTCTATCTGAATGCCAATAATAGGACCACCATCTTTAGCAAGAAAACCTTCTGCCTGCTGATATATCTCCTGATAGAATCTCTTCACATATGCAAGATATTCAGAATCATTACTGCGCAAATCAATATCTTTACTCAATAACCAATCAGGAAAACCCCCATTACGACATTCTCCATGTGCCCAGGGACCAATTCGTAAAACCAGGGGCATTTGCTGCTTAGCGCATAATTTTATAAAATCCCGTAAATTACGACAGTCTTTCCAGTCGTACTCCCCTTTAATTTCTTCATGATGAATCCAGAAAATATAAGAAGCTAAAATTTGCACACCGCCAGCTCTGGCCTTTAAGATTGATTCCTCCCAGTACTCCTTAGGGTAACGAGAATAGTGCATTTCCCCCATAATAGGAAAATAGCCTTTATCATTCACCGTAAAATAATGACTGTTTACTCCCAATTTAGAATCAGCAAAAGTTCCTGTGAATTGAGCTAGCTCTTTTATTTCTCTAGCTTTGAAATTTTTTTTCAAATCAAGTGTTAGATTTATCATATCTCGCATTCACCTCTGTATTCTCCCTTATTTTCCTCTCTATAAGCATTCAATATCGGCAAAGCCTTTCCATCAAAATTAAAGAGTGTAGTATTAGCAACAACATTGGCTGCTACCTGCTGAACTCTCCCCTTTTCTTTATCTTCTGCAATCATGGCCCAACCTACACCTTCTTGCTCAATCATAATCGGGTCCCAATATAAACTGCCAAGAATATAATTGCCCTCTTCTTTCCTTATAGCATTAAATAAATTTAGCATAAAATCTTTCTGCCCCTGTGGTGATGCTGGATATGGGGCAGGTCCGGTATCTTTTAACTGTCCAGGACTCCCATCAGGCAAAGTAGGATTCCAATTATAAGCTGTTTCCATAATCATAATTGGCTTGCCAAACTTTTTCCCTATCTCAGTAAACCAGGGCACTACTTCCTCAATATTTTTTCTTGACCAGAAAAGATAATATTTATCACTTTACTATTAATATATACTCATTAATACTAAAAAACAATGGAATTTATAATATATTAGATGGACAATCTTATTATTTTAATTGAAAAATGTAAAGTCATGTATTATAATTTAGCTATGAATACTAAAAGAAAAAAAGACGGCTTTAAAAATCAAAAATTGTTTGTTATACCGGAAGATATTACTAAGGAAGTATCCAGGCATCCTTTAGGGGAAGACTTGCTAATTACAGATATTGGTTACTTCCCTGATGCACAATATCATTATCGGGAGAGAAAAGAAGGAAGCCAGCAGCATATTTTAATATATTGTCTTAGTGGTAGTGGATTTGTTAGAATAAATAATAAAGAAGAGAAAATCAAAGAAAATTCACTCATATTCCTTCCCGCCAATATGCCTCACGCCTATGGTGCAGATAAAGATAAACCCTGGGATATATACTGGGCTCACTTTGCTGGTAAAAAATCTAATTATTATTATTGGCAAAAAGAAGGGGAAATAGCTCAACTGTCTATTGATAAGATACCTACAATCACTCAGCTCTTTGATTCTATTTTTGAAAATCTAAAAAAAGGTTATACTCTCAAAAACATAATACATTCCTCTCATATCTTTACCCATATTTTATCTGTATTTTTTTGTTTTAATAATAGGGATAATACAGAAGATAAACAGGCCAGACTAATTAATGAAATAATCAAATATATGCAAAAAAACCTAAATAGGAATTTAAGTCTCCAGGAACTAGCGGAACTAAGCAAGCTGTCAATAAGCCACTTGAGTATGGTTTTCCAGCAAAAAACCGGCAAGAGCCCTATGGACTACTTTACCGGTCTTAAAATACAGCAAGCCTGTCGCTATTTAGATTTAACAGATAAAAAGATTAAAGAGATTTCTATCTTAATAGGATATAGTGATCCCTATTACTTTTCTCGAGTTTTCAAGAAAGTAATGGGTATTTCCCCTAGTAAATATAGAAGAATTAAGAAAGGATAATTCTGTATATTTTTAATATTAGGTAAAGCCACTCTCGTATAGAGTGGCTTTACCAGTGTTAAAATCCTTGATTCCTAGTACATATCAGGAAAGACCTTACTTCCGTCCTCACCAATCCAATACATATTAGGTTTAAGCGGCTCAGGCATACCATGACCAATAAAAAAACTTGGATGTGGAGGTTGATTGTATGCCACATTTTGCCAGGCGATAGCCAGTCTATACTGCGGATCATGCATTAAAGTATATATTCTGTGTTCTGTTAAATCTGTAGTAGTATATACCCTTAAAGCGCTACTATCTTCTGTTCTCCAGATTACTTCTTCTCTCCAATCTCCCAAAAGATCTGCTTGAATTACTGGATTTCCCTTAGTCCAGTTGTTTGATCTAGTACCTTCTGCTGTCAGTATATTAACTAATTCATAATTTTCATAATCCCATTTATCAATCTTTCCAATTCCATAATTCCCATACCAGTTATGATCTAAAAGTTCTCTTAATAGATCTCCATCCCACCAGATGGCAAAATTAATTGATTGGGGAATCTGTCCTGCTTTTGGATGATCTTCTGGGATAATTTTTTCTCCCTGAGCACTTAGAAAATTACCATGGCTATCCTGCCAATGTTCATTTACTGCCCAGACTTCTGCTCCAGGAAATCGAGGATCAATATCTGCTGCTAATCCTCTACCTACATCTGTTCCAGTCCATTCTCCAAAGATTAATTCCCCTGTATCTGCATCAGCAAATTCTACACCAACTGGTGAAGTAACCCATTCATGAACCTGGAATATTTCTAGACCTGGTCTTGAAGGATCAAAATTGCTTAAATGAGCAGCATCTCCATGTCCTAAACCTGAAGTCCATCTCCCTGTTCCGTCACTATTAAGAACCATTGAACCATAAACAATTTCATCATAGCCATTTCCGTCTACATCAGCAATGATCAGGCTGTGATTCCCCTGTCCTGCATATGCTTCATTTCCAGGATCATCACTATCAAAAATCCAGCGTTCCTGTATCTGCCCATCTCTCCAATCATAGGCTGCTAATACAGTTCTGGTATAATAACCACGGGCCATAATAAAGCTTGGTCTTTCTCCATCTAAATAGGCAACTCCAGCTAAGAAACGATCTACACGATTCCCATAATTATCTCCCCAGGTAGCTACATTTCCTCTTGGTGGATAGTAATCCGTTGTTTCCAGGATAGTTCCAGTCAAGCCATCAAATACTGTCAGATATTCAGGCCCAGCTAAAATATAGCCATTACGATTTCGCCAATCTGCCTCTGGATCTCCAATCACTGTTCCAGCTGCATCAGTAGTTCCATCAGCTGTCTTTACTACCATTTCTGCCCTTCCATTTCCATCAAAATCATAGACCAAAAATTGTGTATAGTGGGCACCTGCTCGAATATTTCTTCCTAAATCAATTCTCCACAGCTTTGTACCATCTAATGTATAGGCATCAATATAGACATTTCCTGTATATCCAGCATGAGAATTATCCTTAGAGTTCGACGGATCCCATTTCAGTATAATCTCATAATTACCATCACCAGTTAAATCAGCAACACTGGCATCATTAGCATGGTATACATATCTTACACCATCTGGTGTTCTTCCCCCTTCTGGTCGTTGAATGGGAATATCCATATATTGCTCTGCCCAGACAGTAACAGTTTCAGAAGCCTCCTGCTCTTCCCCATTGATAATTGCTTTCACATAATAGTTTGCTTCTAAGTTTCCTTCTGTATCTATATAATTTGTACTAGAGCTAATAAGCTCATTATTTACTTTTTCTCCATCACGATAAAGATTAAAAGCAATAGAGTCTGGCTCATAGCCAAACATCCTCCAGCCAAGATAAACCCCATCTTCTATCTTAACTGCTACCAGTCCCCGATTAATATTTTCCATTTGTCGATAATACACTTTTTCTATTGATGTTTCTATTACTTCAGAGTCTGCTGATATTCCCCCAGCATTTACTGCTACAATTTTATAATAATATGGAATACTTGTAACTATCTCATCTCTATAATGATTACTACTTGTTTCCGCTATTTTTTCGTAATCAATTATATTACCATCTCTATCTAATCTTCTAGCTCTATATACATAATATAATAAGGCATCTTCTACATCAGACCAGGATAAGTCAATAGCATATTCTTCAATATCTACCAAACTAAGATCTGAAGGCGCATCAGGCCTAGTTACTCCTTCATCTTGCATAGTAATAAGAATAGAATCACTCATTGTTGTTTCTACTGTATCAGAAATGACTATTGAGACTGCATATTTATATCTAGAATCTATTTCCACTGTCTCATCAAGGTATTCAGCCACTTCTGTACTGGCGATCTTTTCGAAACTAATGTTTCCTTCTAACTTACGATAGACATTATAATAGCTTGCATCCTGATACTCATCCCAGGCCAAAGTTAAGGAAGTTTCTCCTGTGAAATTTTTCTCCCTAGCAAACAATCCACTTGCCTGTATAATTTCATATTCTGCTTGCTCAATTATACTTTTTATACTTTCTGAGGAAAGGGCTCTGTTATAGATACGCAAATCATCTATCATTCCCTGGAAAGGAGTATCCCAATGATTTACACCCAGGGCAAAGTATGATTGATCAGCATTATCAAAAACTGCCGGATAATCACTACCTTCATATTCAAGAATACCATCAACAAAAAGAGAAACATCCCCTTTATCAACTGTAAAAGCTATATGCTTCCAGTGTTTTGCTGGCAGTTCCACCTGAGTACTAGCATTATTATAATGGCCGCCACTTGGTAATCCTGCCCATAATGAAAGCATTTCATGACCCCAGCGCTCCGGCACTAAACTAATCCAATTTTCACTATCTACTGCCCCAAAAAAAATGGTAGTATGATGTGTAAATCTTTCAGCATGCATCCAGAAAGACACAGTAAATCTATCATTCTCAATTAGATTATCTGCTAAACGAACTCCAGATCTGCTATCAAGTACAAGTGCCTGTCCGTTTTCTGTTGCTGCATAATTAGCTTCTCGACCTTCTAATATATTATTAATACGATTTCCAGTCACTTTTCCTGCTTCAAAATTACCTGTAGTATCCTCTAGATCTCCATTAAACATGAAATGAGCTAGAAGATAATCCTCACTCTCTGCCGCAATTACTTCCTGCATTTGAAGTCCATAATATCCTGCTAAAAGCGAACATAAAATCACTAAAATAAATATTGCTGAATTTTTTGAAAAATTTTTAAGCAAATAAACCCCTCCTAATTACTTTGATAAAACTTCTCCATTATAAATATATACCTAAAAAATTTATAATACAATGGATTTTATATTTTATTTAATGGACTATCTTCTTATTGCAGGAGGTACCACATATTTATCTATTAATGATTAACAAAAGCTTGCACACCATACAAAAACTCCCGTCACTTTATAAAAGCAACGAGAGTTTTTTATGTGAGATCTAACTTTCATTAAAACTGATACTAGAACACACTTTATTTATTCTATACCTGCATTTATTGTAAGCTGTATGCTTAATAGAAAAGCGAAAAGCAAATACTAAAAAAAACGTTAAATATTTTTTTAACATAATAACACCTCCGAAATAATTATCACCAACTTACTCCTAATCATTATACTTGTACTCTTACTATTATAAAAATTTCTACCTTAACCCCTTATATACTAAAGAAAAATAAAAAGTAATCCGACAGGAACCATACCTACACAAAACAAGATATAATATATTTTTTGTTCTCTTTTCTTTACTTGATCATCAATTCTGTTTCCGTTATTTACTAAGCACACAAGTACTAAAAGACTGCTGTCATGACAGCAGTCTTTTATCTCTGCATTATATATTTATTTTTTTACTCCCATAATAGAAAAAGAATATTCATATTTTCTACCTGAAGGTAGAGTGTACTCAGGGTGAGTTTTGGCACCCCAACTGTCATCCCCACCTACACCCATCTGCTTATAATTTACCCTGACTACCACCTTATCACTTTCTGGTAGTTTATAAGGATGGTCATTTTCTTCAAGCTCATCTGCAGTATATGGCAGTACATTTACTTCTAATAATGGATCACCCTTAATTTTAAGAGCAGTATCACCATTTTCAATCTGAAACCACCTTACTCCAGTTTTATTAGCACATTCCTGTGGCCTAATATATGGTACAAACTGTTCTTCTACCTTTCCAGAATACAGGCCAATTTTAGCTCCCTCAGCACGATCCCAATAATTTTCATGAGGGCCTTTCCCATACCAGGAAATATCCTCAAAACTCTTATCCATCATAAAGAGCATGCCTATTTCAGGAATTTCTGGCAAGTCTTCAGCTGCTTCAAGAAGATATGACAGCTTTATTTGGCCATCATTATTTATCTGATAATCAATGTTTAGCTTAGAATTATTAAGTGCTGGGAAATTATATTTTGTTTTTAATCTAATCTTATCTTCTTCTACTAACTGTAAGTCTACTAACTCTCTTTCTTTTACAGCATTCTTCCATATGCTCGCTCTTTCATCCAATTTATTGCCTCGATCATTATCTGTCATTGCCCTCCAAAAGTTTGGCTCTATAGAGGATTTGAGTAATTCTACACCCTGATACTGATATAAACTTAGATTAGCCGTTTCCTTAGTAAAAGCTATTTTGAAATCATGACCCTCTATTACGAGAAGATCCTCCTTATCTTCAACACTTATTTCCTCAAGAGAAGTTTCTTGATAATCTTCATCCTCTTCTTTTCCCTCTTCGGCAAGATAATTAACTGGGAAAACGAATTGTTCAAAAGCTATTTCGTGCCCAGCCTCTGCCCAATCGTTATCTTCTTTCACTTGAAAGCTAAGGGTCATAATATATTCACCTTGATTATCAGTAAGAATCTCAGCATCATAAGCTAGATTAATTACTGTAGATTTACCAGCTTCCAGTTCAAGATCTCTTTCACCTTTTTGTACAATCTCACCATCTTTACTGATATTCCAGCAAAAATTATATTGATTCAAATTAGTAAAAAGAAAGTTGTTCTTTATTTCTATCTGACCCTTTTCTAAATAATGAGCTTCCATCTTGATATTTTGATAACACTTTTTCACCTCGAAAATCTTAGGAGAAATACTTCTATCTGCAAATATAAGACCATTACCAGAGAAATTACCATCATTAGGGCTATCGCCAAAATCTCCTCCATAAGCCATATACTCAATTCCATCTTCTGTTTTCGTTCTAATAGCCTGGTCAATCCAATCCCAAATAAATGCTCCCTGTAAAACATCATATTTCTCAAACAAATCCCAGTATTTATGAAGATTACCACAGGAATTTCCCATAGCATGACTATATTCACAGAGAATGAAAGGCTTCTCAGGATTGTTTTTAGCATATTTCTCAATATCCCAAACCCTAGTATACATTTGACTTTCAATATCACTGGCTGCCTCTGACTCTCTAAAGTGGAAAACACCCTCATAATGAACAATTCTGCCAGGATCATTTTCCTTGAAGAAATCATGCATTTTTATAAAATTATCTCCACCAAAAGCTTCATTACCAAGTGACCAAATTAAGATAGAAGGATGATTTTTATCACGCTGAAACATAGAATTTGCTCTATCAAGTACTGCATCCCTCCATTCCTCTTTACTACCAGGAATAGCTCCACCTTCTTCTTTTTGGCCATAGGACCAAGTACCATGTGTTTCAAGATTCACTTCATCTATAACATACAATCCATATTCATTACAAAGTTCATACCACAGAGGATTATTGGGATAATGAGAAGTTCTAACAGCATTAATATTATATTTTTTCATTAATTTAATATCTGCTAGCATGTCTTCATAACTTACAGACCTACCTCTATCACAATTAAACTCATGTCTATTAACACCTTTAAATGTAATAATCTTACCATTAAGCTTCATCAAACCATCTTCTATTCTGAAATCTCTAAAACCAATCTTAGTACTTTGCGTTTCTATTATATAGCCATCACTATCCTTAACGAGCAATACAAGTTTATAAAGATTAGGAAATTCAGCACTCCACTTCAAAGGATTTTTAATCTTTCTTTCCAGACAAATTTCTTTCAACTTATTATCTTTTAAAGAAAACTCCTTTTGTAATGCTTCCTTGAAAACTAAGTTTTCATCTTTATCATATAATAAGACCTCAAAAAGCAGGCCAGAGTATTCTTTTTCAAAGTAATTCTTTATGCTAGCATCAATAGTTAAGACAGAATCCTGATAATCTTCATCAAAAGATGTCTTTACAAAATAATCATAGATATGTATCTCTGGAGTAGAATATAAAAATACATCTCTAAAAATACCACTTAAACGCCAAAAATCCTGATCTTCTAACCAACTAGCATCACACCATCTATAAACTTCAACAGCTAAAGTATTCTCGCCCTCTTTCAAATATGGAGTCAAGTCAAACTCTGCTGGTGTAAAGCTGTCTTCACTATATCCTAGAAATTCTCCATTTAACCAGAGATAAAAAGCAGACTCTACTCCCTGAAAATTAATAAATACAGGCTGATCCTGCCATTTATCTGGAACTTGAAATTTTTTTATGTAAGATCCTACTGGATTATATTCCACTGGAGCAAAAGGAGGCTCTACTTCTTCATTCCCCTGCCAGGGATATGTAACATTCGTGTATTGAGGATAGTCATATCCCTGAAACTGCCAGTGAGAAGGCACCTCAATTTCATCCCAATTACTATAATCAAAATTAGCTTTATAAAAATCTTTGACACGACTAGCAGGATTCTCAGCAAAAGAGAACTTCCACTTGCCATTTAAGGATTGATAATACTCGGATTCTATTCTTTCTCCTTTTAATGCATCTTTAACATTATCATACGGCATTAAAGTAGCATGA
Encoded here:
- a CDS encoding LamG-like jellyroll fold domain-containing protein → MLKNFSKNSAIFILVILCSLLAGYYGLQMQEVIAAESEDYLLAHFMFNGDLEDTTGNFEAGKVTGNRINNILEGREANYAATENGQALVLDSRSGVRLADNLIENDRFTVSFWMHAERFTHHTTIFFGAVDSENWISLVPERWGHEMLSLWAGLPSGGHYNNASTQVELPAKHWKHIAFTVDKGDVSLFVDGILEYEGSDYPAVFDNADQSYFALGVNHWDTPFQGMIDDLRIYNRALSSESIKSIIEQAEYEIIQASGLFAREKNFTGETSLTLAWDEYQDASYYNVYRKLEGNISFEKIASTEVAEYLDETVEIDSRYKYAVSIVISDTVETTMSDSILITMQDEGVTRPDAPSDLSLVDIEEYAIDLSWSDVEDALLYYVYRARRLDRDGNIIDYEKIAETSSNHYRDEIVTSIPYYYKIVAVNAGGISADSEVIETSIEKVYYRQMENINRGLVAVKIEDGVYLGWRMFGYEPDSIAFNLYRDGEKVNNELISSSTNYIDTEGNLEANYYVKAIINGEEQEASETVTVWAEQYMDIPIQRPEGGRTPDGVRYVYHANDASVADLTGDGNYEIILKWDPSNSKDNSHAGYTGNVYIDAYTLDGTKLWRIDLGRNIRAGAHYTQFLVYDFDGNGRAEMVVKTADGTTDAAGTVIGDPEADWRNRNGYILAGPEYLTVFDGLTGTILETTDYYPPRGNVATWGDNYGNRVDRFLAGVAYLDGERPSFIMARGYYTRTVLAAYDWRDGQIQERWIFDSDDPGNEAYAGQGNHSLIIADVDGNGYDEIVYGSMVLNSDGTGRWTSGLGHGDAAHLSNFDPSRPGLEIFQVHEWVTSPVGVEFADADTGELIFGEWTGTDVGRGLAADIDPRFPGAEVWAVNEHWQDSHGNFLSAQGEKIIPEDHPKAGQIPQSINFAIWWDGDLLRELLDHNWYGNYGIGKIDKWDYENYELVNILTAEGTRSNNWTKGNPVIQADLLGDWREEVIWRTEDSSALRVYTTTDLTEHRIYTLMHDPQYRLAIAWQNVAYNQPPHPSFFIGHGMPEPLKPNMYWIGEDGSKVFPDMY
- a CDS encoding glycoside hydrolase family 2 TIM barrel-domain containing protein; the protein is MTVKNGNKSSVNMNLSNGYPAWNNNPEVFQINRMDAHATLMPYDNVKDALKGERIESEYYQSLNGKWKFSFAENPASRVKDFYKANFDYSNWDEIEVPSHWQFQGYDYPQYTNVTYPWQGNEEVEPPFAPVEYNPVGSYIKKFQVPDKWQDQPVFINFQGVESAFYLWLNGEFLGYSEDSFTPAEFDLTPYLKEGENTLAVEVYRWCDASWLEDQDFWRLSGIFRDVFLYSTPEIHIYDYFVKTSFDEDYQDSVLTIDASIKNYFEKEYSGLLFEVLLYDKDENLVFKEALQKEFSLKDNKLKEICLERKIKNPLKWSAEFPNLYKLVLLVKDSDGYIIETQSTKIGFRDFRIEDGLMKLNGKIITFKGVNRHEFNCDRGRSVSYEDMLADIKLMKKYNINAVRTSHYPNNPLWYELCNEYGLYVIDEVNLETHGTWSYGQKEEGGAIPGSKEEWRDAVLDRANSMFQRDKNHPSILIWSLGNEAFGGDNFIKMHDFFKENDPGRIVHYEGVFHFRESEAASDIESQMYTRVWDIEKYAKNNPEKPFILCEYSHAMGNSCGNLHKYWDLFEKYDVLQGAFIWDWIDQAIRTKTEDGIEYMAYGGDFGDSPNDGNFSGNGLIFADRSISPKIFEVKKCYQNIKMEAHYLEKGQIEIKNNFLFTNLNQYNFCWNISKDGEIVQKGERDLELEAGKSTVINLAYDAEILTDNQGEYIMTLSFQVKEDNDWAEAGHEIAFEQFVFPVNYLAEEGKEEDEDYQETSLEEISVEDKEDLLVIEGHDFKIAFTKETANLSLYQYQGVELLKSSIEPNFWRAMTDNDRGNKLDERASIWKNAVKERELVDLQLVEEDKIRLKTKYNFPALNNSKLNIDYQINNDGQIKLSYLLEAAEDLPEIPEIGMLFMMDKSFEDISWYGKGPHENYWDRAEGAKIGLYSGKVEEQFVPYIRPQECANKTGVRWFQIENGDTALKIKGDPLLEVNVLPYTADELEENDHPYKLPESDKVVVRVNYKQMGVGGDDSWGAKTHPEYTLPSGRKYEYSFSIMGVKK